A single region of the Pontimicrobium sp. SW4 genome encodes:
- the dinB gene encoding DNA polymerase IV: MPNDLPIRKIIHVDMDAFYASVEQMDNPELKGKPLAVGGGGKRGVISAASYEARKFGVKSAMSGNLAIKLCPDLIFVKPNFERYNEISKKIRKIFYDFTDLVEPLSLDEAYLDVTHNKKGNPSASLIAKEIRQQIFNDVGLTASAGISINKFVAKIASDYNKPNGQKTVNPEEVLEFLEQLDIRKFYGIGKVTAEKMYQKGIFTGRDLKAKSPEYLEKHFGRSGKSYYYIVRGIHNSEVKPHRIRKSLAAERTFFDNLTSEVFMLEKLEQIANEVAKRLEKSKVAGKTITLKIKYSDFTLQTRSKTLPYYISDTAIILDTAKKLLYQDTLKESVRLLGISLSNLNTETKKKPETKSVSVQLKFEF; encoded by the coding sequence ATGCCAAACGATTTACCAATAAGAAAAATTATTCATGTAGATATGGACGCGTTTTATGCGTCTGTCGAGCAAATGGATAATCCTGAACTTAAAGGTAAACCCTTAGCGGTTGGTGGTGGTGGAAAAAGAGGTGTTATTAGTGCTGCAAGTTATGAAGCGAGAAAATTTGGCGTAAAAAGTGCCATGTCTGGAAACTTAGCTATTAAGCTTTGTCCTGACCTCATTTTTGTGAAACCCAATTTTGAACGTTATAACGAAATTTCGAAAAAAATTAGAAAAATATTCTACGATTTTACCGATTTGGTAGAGCCACTATCGCTAGATGAAGCCTATTTAGACGTGACACACAATAAAAAGGGAAATCCAAGCGCATCACTCATTGCTAAAGAAATTAGGCAGCAAATTTTTAATGATGTTGGCTTAACAGCTTCCGCAGGGATTAGCATTAATAAATTTGTGGCAAAAATTGCAAGCGATTATAATAAACCAAATGGACAAAAAACAGTTAATCCAGAAGAGGTTTTGGAGTTTCTTGAACAATTAGACATTAGAAAATTTTATGGTATTGGTAAAGTCACTGCCGAAAAAATGTATCAAAAAGGCATTTTTACTGGAAGAGATTTAAAAGCAAAGTCGCCTGAGTACCTAGAAAAGCATTTTGGAAGGTCTGGAAAATCGTACTACTATATTGTACGTGGTATTCATAATAGTGAGGTCAAGCCACATCGCATTAGAAAGTCGTTGGCGGCTGAACGTACCTTTTTTGATAATCTAACAAGCGAAGTCTTTATGCTTGAAAAACTAGAGCAAATTGCTAATGAAGTTGCAAAGCGTTTAGAGAAAAGTAAAGTAGCAGGAAAAACCATTACTTTGAAAATAAAGTATAGCGATTTTACCTTGCAAACACGAAGTAAAACTTTGCCATATTATATAAGTGATACAGCTATTATTTTAGATACCGCAAAAAAATTATTATATCAGGATACGTTAAAAGAATCGGTTAGATTATTAGGGATTTCATTATCTAATTTGAATACCGAAACCAAGAAAAAACCTGAAACCAAAAGCGTTAGTGTGCAATTGAAGTTTGAGTTTTAA